A region of Dehalococcoidia bacterium DNA encodes the following proteins:
- a CDS encoding type II toxin-antitoxin system VapC family toxin encodes MPTGSLRRRPGGRGRRGRSCGLASRAIAVSVITAAEIHEAAFSSSNPDARIAGLRAFLQPFQLLGVNEPIAIRFAEIRAYLRRRRQIISDFDILLGATALHHDLTVLTFNRRHFERIPDLRLYHADDGQV; translated from the coding sequence ATGCCGACTGGATCATTGAGGCGGCGGCCGGGCGGCCGCGGGCGACGGGGACGCTCGTGCGGCCTTGCGTCGCGCGCGATCGCCGTCAGCGTGATCACGGCGGCGGAAATCCACGAAGCGGCCTTCAGTTCCTCGAATCCCGATGCCAGGATCGCTGGTTTGCGCGCCTTTCTGCAGCCGTTCCAACTGCTGGGTGTCAACGAGCCGATTGCAATCCGTTTCGCGGAAATTCGCGCTTATCTGCGCCGACGTCGCCAGATCATCTCGGACTTCGATATCCTGCTCGGAGCAACGGCGCTCCACCATGATCTGACCGTGCTTACGTTCAACCGCCGTCATTTCGAGCGCATCCCCGATCTGCGCCTCTACCATGCGGACGACGGCCAGGTGTGA
- a CDS encoding SDR family NAD(P)-dependent oxidoreductase: protein MGRLDGKVALITGAASGIGAATARLFAAEGAAVLLADVQDERGKTVLAEIEAAGSKAAYVHTDVSVAEDVAGMVRTAVERFGKLDLLYNNAGLGRGGSITEIVEDDWDLVIDVDLKSIYLGCKYAIPELRKAGGGAIVSTASVAGLRGSALLHAYSAAKAGVINLTRSIAAEVGRDGIRVNCVCPGIIRTPIFRNIAELPAEQQEPVWQQMGQRVLLGRVGRPEEIARAVLFLCSDEASYITGHALVVDGGLTAGDVPRPLPGT, encoded by the coding sequence ATGGGCAGGCTCGACGGCAAAGTCGCGCTGATCACGGGCGCGGCCTCGGGCATCGGCGCGGCGACGGCGCGGCTGTTCGCGGCCGAGGGCGCCGCGGTGTTGCTTGCAGACGTGCAGGATGAACGCGGCAAGACGGTGCTGGCCGAGATCGAGGCGGCCGGCAGCAAGGCGGCCTACGTCCACACCGATGTCTCCGTGGCCGAAGACGTGGCCGGCATGGTGCGCACCGCCGTAGAGCGTTTCGGCAAGCTCGACCTGCTCTACAACAACGCCGGGCTGGGCCGCGGCGGCAGCATCACCGAGATCGTCGAAGATGACTGGGATCTCGTGATCGACGTGGACCTGAAGTCGATTTATTTAGGCTGCAAGTACGCAATTCCGGAGCTGCGCAAGGCGGGCGGCGGCGCGATCGTGAGCACGGCCTCGGTCGCGGGCCTGCGCGGCTCGGCGCTGCTGCACGCCTACAGCGCGGCGAAGGCGGGCGTGATCAACCTCACGCGCTCGATCGCCGCCGAAGTGGGGCGCGACGGCATCCGCGTCAACTGCGTCTGCCCGGGCATCATCCGCACGCCGATCTTCCGCAACATCGCCGAGCTGCCGGCGGAGCAGCAGGAGCCGGTCTGGCAGCAGATGGGCCAGCGCGTGCTGCTGGGCCGCGTGGGCCGGCCGGAGGAGATCGCGCGAGCGGTGCTCTTTCTCTGCTCGGATGAGGCCTCGTACATCACCGGCCACGCGCTGGTGGTAGACGGCGGCCTCACCGCCGGCGACGTGCCGCGGCCGTTGCCGGGAACATAG